The following coding sequences lie in one Jonesia denitrificans DSM 20603 genomic window:
- a CDS encoding DUF4129 domain-containing protein, which produces MTRNERALLTVCAGVITLAMMLMTPLSLTLPPAVFEGPPLVELTDTTPPEITPVEDEEPQPANWITRTILLVLGTTLIALLIARILRYVLHTWAQRQQWRTEPLRDTNSDPNDATLALATLTDHLVNAVTESQRIARTTADPNDAIIAAWEALEHAAARSGIERPDWQTTSEFTTDMLRLTPAPPAAVTILHDAFHRARFGHRDLTDNDSSNALAALDTIADHLRHTTAS; this is translated from the coding sequence ATGACACGGAACGAACGCGCACTCCTCACCGTGTGTGCAGGAGTCATCACACTCGCAATGATGCTGATGACACCGCTGTCACTCACCCTTCCTCCTGCCGTGTTCGAAGGCCCCCCACTCGTAGAACTCACGGATACCACCCCCCCAGAGATCACCCCCGTTGAGGACGAAGAACCACAGCCAGCGAACTGGATCACCCGGACCATTCTCCTTGTCCTTGGCACCACATTGATCGCGCTCTTGATTGCGCGCATCCTCCGTTACGTTCTCCACACCTGGGCTCAACGGCAACAATGGCGAACCGAACCCCTGCGTGACACCAACTCCGACCCCAACGACGCGACCCTCGCATTAGCAACATTGACTGATCACCTAGTGAACGCAGTCACCGAATCCCAACGCATCGCCAGAACAACAGCAGACCCCAACGACGCAATCATCGCCGCCTGGGAAGCGCTCGAACACGCAGCCGCACGCAGCGGTATAGAACGACCCGACTGGCAAACAACCAGCGAATTCACCACCGACATGCTCCGCCTCACCCCAGCTCCACCAGCAGCGGTCACAATCTTGCATGACGCCTTCCACCGAGCACGCTTCGGGCACCGCGACCTTACTGACAACGACTCAAGTAACGCCCTCGCCGCACTTGACACCATCGCCGATCACCTGCGTCACACCACCGCCTCATGA
- the tatC gene encoding twin-arginine translocase subunit TatC, translating to MALMDHFRELKGRLFKAALGIVLAAVAGWFLFTPVFQALQQPVITAAQEADQLFSINFTGVASALDMRIKMALFVGLIISSPWWLYQLWAFITPGLSRKEKLYAYGFVSATVPLFLSGAALAWLVLPHAIGILTDFVPDQAANLLDAQTYLSFVMRLLIAFGLAFAMPVLLVGLNFMGLLSAATMLKGWRWAIVVAFTFSAMMTPTPDALTMILVALPICVLFFAAVGVAWLHDRRVARALDALDAELADVD from the coding sequence ATGGCCCTCATGGACCATTTCCGCGAGCTCAAGGGGCGACTCTTTAAAGCCGCACTCGGCATTGTTCTCGCAGCGGTGGCGGGCTGGTTTCTGTTCACCCCCGTATTTCAGGCGCTTCAACAACCGGTGATCACCGCGGCGCAGGAGGCCGATCAACTTTTCTCCATTAACTTCACCGGTGTGGCCAGCGCTTTGGACATGCGCATAAAAATGGCGCTCTTTGTTGGGTTAATCATCTCCAGCCCTTGGTGGCTCTACCAACTTTGGGCCTTCATCACCCCCGGGCTCTCACGCAAAGAAAAGCTCTACGCCTACGGTTTCGTTTCCGCCACAGTTCCCTTGTTCCTCAGTGGTGCGGCTCTTGCCTGGCTTGTCCTACCACACGCCATCGGCATCCTCACCGACTTCGTCCCTGACCAAGCCGCTAACCTTCTTGATGCACAAACCTACCTGAGCTTTGTGATGCGCCTGCTAATCGCCTTTGGTCTCGCCTTCGCCATGCCCGTACTTCTGGTGGGACTCAACTTCATGGGCTTGCTGTCAGCAGCAACGATGCTCAAAGGATGGCGGTGGGCCATCGTTGTGGCGTTCACCTTCTCCGCAATGATGACTCCAACACCTGATGCCCTCACCATGATCCTGGTAGCGCTACCCATTTGTGTCCTGTTCTTTGCCGCTGTTGGTGTTGCATGGCTCCATGATCGACGCGTTGCACGGGCATTGGACGCACTAGACGCGGAACTTGCAGACGTCGACTAA
- a CDS encoding helix-turn-helix transcriptional regulator, with protein sequence MAERTPDRLTRLLALVAHLSQAGPTPLVDLARFFGVSPQQIRKDIDVLWLTGTPGYLPQDLIDFDADALDRGVVALTADRGLSEPLRLGPQEGLTVLAALAALRGMVEASDMNPDTLDALDRLVRKVAFPLGELAQAIDVRFQPTVSAQVLSEVQRAITRGVCVDIEYLDFSERRSVRRVEPWALFNDGDAFYLSGWCVTSDGERVFRVDRMTRVVHSEVPVTHPVGDRPDSAAPQGDGFQVRMWVDVHAAWLVENIPADQVAVTDDALVVDVTVVNDEWFTQFLLAHGSVIHRVEPEHVAQGARERALRALRAYDEDNHDVFVRGE encoded by the coding sequence ATGGCTGAACGGACTCCGGATCGGTTGACGCGCTTGTTGGCGTTGGTGGCACATTTGTCTCAGGCTGGCCCCACACCGCTCGTGGATCTTGCTCGCTTTTTTGGAGTATCGCCGCAGCAGATCCGTAAAGACATTGATGTCTTGTGGTTGACCGGGACCCCCGGGTATTTGCCGCAGGATCTCATTGATTTTGATGCCGATGCGCTGGATCGTGGCGTGGTGGCATTAACTGCTGATCGTGGGTTGAGTGAACCCTTGCGGCTTGGGCCGCAAGAAGGGTTGACGGTATTGGCTGCGTTGGCTGCGTTGCGGGGCATGGTGGAAGCCAGTGATATGAACCCTGACACTCTCGATGCGCTGGATAGGCTGGTGCGAAAGGTGGCGTTCCCCTTGGGTGAGCTAGCCCAAGCAATTGATGTCCGGTTTCAACCAACAGTATCCGCGCAGGTGCTGAGCGAGGTGCAACGAGCTATTACTCGCGGGGTTTGTGTTGATATCGAGTATCTTGATTTCTCTGAACGCCGCTCGGTGAGGCGAGTGGAACCGTGGGCATTGTTCAATGATGGTGATGCGTTTTATCTCAGTGGGTGGTGTGTCACCTCAGATGGTGAGCGGGTGTTTCGGGTCGACCGGATGACTCGCGTTGTGCACAGTGAGGTGCCTGTGACACATCCTGTTGGTGATCGTCCCGACTCTGCTGCCCCCCAGGGTGACGGGTTCCAGGTGCGGATGTGGGTTGATGTGCATGCGGCGTGGTTGGTGGAGAACATACCCGCAGATCAGGTTGCTGTCACAGATGATGCACTTGTTGTGGATGTCACTGTGGTCAATGACGAGTGGTTCACTCAGTTTTTGTTGGCTCATGGATCAGTGATTCACCGCGTGGAACCTGAGCACGTGGCGCAGGGCGCAAGGGAGCGTGCTCTGCGCGCGCTCAGGGCATACGATGAAGACAATCACGACGTCTTTGTCAGGGGTGAATAA
- a CDS encoding helix-turn-helix transcriptional regulator — MSPSERLLNLVIALRNTTGRMTRRDIANKVAGYSPHASPAAFERMFERDKELLRDLGIPLVTDDALHPEDVGYRIDHDQYALGDVQLSAQEFAVLGVAAGLWRHSGVEQLSSRALTKLRAGYDGPQEVEFLTGVYLSLRDVTDAFEPVIVALSRRCAVRCDYRSAHSGVTRRRVIEPWRLVLRESHWYVIGRDQDAGEPRVFKLARMVGKVVPVGGQGSVTIPENVDTDALMGQSESQVNDRLVLAVLPGKALRLTASMRKDGQLRSDGRIVWVGTWDGRESVSEEIAALGPDVLVLEPAQLRDHVVSRLQAATVLAGETDNSKERHDG; from the coding sequence GTGAGTCCTTCGGAGAGACTTCTCAATTTGGTGATTGCATTACGCAACACCACGGGGAGAATGACGCGCCGCGATATTGCGAATAAGGTCGCGGGCTACTCGCCGCACGCTTCCCCTGCGGCTTTTGAGCGCATGTTTGAGCGTGATAAGGAGTTGCTGCGCGATTTGGGGATTCCCTTGGTGACTGATGATGCGTTACACCCTGAGGATGTGGGGTATCGCATCGATCACGACCAGTATGCGCTTGGGGATGTGCAACTGTCTGCGCAGGAGTTCGCTGTCCTTGGTGTGGCCGCTGGTTTGTGGCGGCATAGCGGTGTGGAGCAGTTGTCCTCGAGGGCGTTAACGAAGTTGCGCGCTGGGTATGACGGCCCGCAGGAGGTGGAGTTTCTGACGGGTGTGTATTTGTCGTTGCGTGATGTCACCGATGCGTTTGAGCCAGTGATTGTTGCGTTGTCCAGGCGGTGTGCTGTGCGGTGTGATTATCGTTCCGCGCATTCTGGGGTGACGCGCAGGCGCGTCATTGAGCCGTGGCGTCTGGTGTTGCGGGAGAGTCATTGGTATGTGATTGGCCGTGATCAGGACGCTGGTGAGCCTCGTGTGTTTAAGTTGGCTCGGATGGTGGGGAAAGTAGTTCCGGTGGGCGGGCAGGGGTCGGTGACTATTCCTGAGAACGTGGACACTGATGCGTTGATGGGGCAGAGCGAGTCACAGGTCAATGACCGGCTAGTTCTTGCGGTTCTTCCTGGTAAGGCGTTGCGGTTGACTGCTTCTATGAGGAAAGACGGTCAGTTGCGGTCCGATGGTCGTATCGTGTGGGTTGGTACGTGGGACGGGCGTGAGTCGGTGAGTGAAGAGATCGCAGCGTTGGGTCCTGATGTGCTGGTTCTCGAGCCTGCTCAGTTGCGTGACCATGTGGTTTCGAGACTTCAGGCTGCAACTGTGTTGGCTGGGGAGACGGACAACTCAAAGGAGCGCCACGATGGCTGA
- a CDS encoding DUF3866 family protein, whose amino-acid sequence MITWREGKIVSLGRQWNGCQEAQVVDSHGHTIRALAYTQLVGTLTTGMDVHLNSTALDRGLGTGGYAMIVATHTAQPHQGRRPDSHGHLVKARYTPTQAMVLGVDEQESEHHDTMREATSLDGMPVITTDLHSALPAIVTGIEQGWTKTTPPTIAYVMTDGGALPAWFSRTVDTLRSTQRITSVITTGQAFGGDFEAATLHTGLLAARHVVRADIAIVIQGPGNLGTGTPWGFSGIHVGEVINATHILGGHPIAALRLSGADARPRHQGISHHSLTAIGKVALAPATVICPQLPADTWFTDLFTANDTLAADALSTLITRQIADLRDQAPHHTYIDQDLTPALHTALHHSPVTLSTMGRGYTSDPLAFLAVAAAGLWAATHIN is encoded by the coding sequence GTGATCACATGGCGTGAAGGAAAAATCGTGTCGCTCGGCCGACAATGGAACGGATGCCAAGAAGCCCAGGTTGTGGACTCCCACGGACACACCATCCGGGCACTGGCCTACACCCAACTCGTTGGGACACTGACCACCGGGATGGACGTCCACCTCAACAGCACCGCGCTCGACCGCGGACTGGGAACTGGCGGGTACGCGATGATTGTCGCCACCCACACCGCCCAACCCCACCAAGGGCGACGCCCCGACTCCCACGGTCACCTCGTCAAAGCACGCTACACCCCCACTCAAGCGATGGTTCTTGGAGTCGACGAACAAGAATCCGAGCACCACGACACTATGCGAGAAGCCACCAGCCTCGACGGGATGCCAGTGATCACCACCGACCTCCATTCAGCTCTTCCCGCGATCGTCACAGGCATCGAACAAGGGTGGACCAAGACCACACCACCCACGATCGCCTACGTCATGACAGACGGCGGAGCGTTACCAGCCTGGTTTTCCCGCACCGTCGACACCCTGCGCAGCACTCAACGCATCACCAGTGTCATCACCACCGGACAAGCATTTGGCGGCGACTTTGAGGCTGCCACCCTCCACACCGGGTTGCTCGCTGCACGCCACGTTGTCCGAGCCGACATTGCAATCGTCATTCAAGGTCCTGGCAACCTCGGAACGGGAACCCCATGGGGGTTTTCAGGTATCCACGTTGGTGAGGTCATCAACGCCACCCACATCCTGGGCGGCCACCCCATTGCCGCGTTACGGCTCTCAGGTGCAGATGCTCGCCCTCGCCACCAAGGCATCTCCCACCATTCACTGACCGCCATCGGCAAAGTTGCCCTCGCCCCCGCGACCGTCATCTGCCCACAGTTACCAGCAGACACGTGGTTCACCGACCTCTTCACAGCCAACGACACCTTAGCTGCTGATGCACTATCCACACTCATCACCCGACAAATAGCTGACCTTCGCGATCAAGCCCCACACCACACCTACATTGACCAAGACCTCACGCCCGCACTGCACACGGCACTTCATCACTCCCCGGTCACCCTGTCCACCATGGGACGGGGCTACACTAGTGACCCGTTAGCATTCCTTGCTGTCGCAGCTGCAGGCCTGTGGGCTGCCACCCACATAAACTAA
- the tatA gene encoding Sec-independent protein translocase subunit TatA has product MPGLTKPSHWLILILVLLLLFGAKKLPDLARSIGQSMKIFKKEIKDLSDDDTPAQTYSQPNEPTHPGPAATHSAPSDPSPTSPGDQSHRGGGAA; this is encoded by the coding sequence ATGCCAGGTCTTACCAAGCCGTCTCACTGGCTTATTCTCATCCTTGTTTTGTTGCTGCTGTTCGGTGCAAAGAAGCTCCCTGATCTTGCGCGCAGCATTGGGCAGTCCATGAAGATCTTCAAAAAAGAGATCAAGGACCTCAGCGACGACGACACACCGGCTCAGACATACAGCCAGCCCAACGAGCCCACACACCCAGGGCCTGCTGCCACCCACAGCGCCCCTAGTGATCCGTCTCCCACATCGCCTGGTGATCAATCGCACCGCGGTGGAGGCGCAGCCTAA
- a CDS encoding amidohydrolase, with amino-acid sequence MTMPQLLITNATIHSSRHPFATALLVDNGVVAWVGDTEVARSIAPNATVRDAEGALVTPAFVDAHVHVLETAITMRSPQLSPRAGVTTREQVKNRIAEAAAGWKPGEHPITFLGYDDSGWPEQDRLSWQDIDQVAGTVPVYVPRADLHSALGSTALLRWAELNDVNTPRTTPLRDDDHVHVRQALQVLDPFFRDELYRSVLARCASLGVVEVHENSAPGIDTRAGLARLIEMTREPESGLPLVVGYRGEAVSSVDQVEALATEIPGLQGLAGDLSVDGSFGSRSALLRQDYSDDAGNRGTQHLSVTTVADHIRATSLAGVQGGFHVIGDGALDVVVQALQQVAGESPQMRQAIRRAGHRLEHVELLDDNALATCVDLSVMISAQPAFDAWWGGPSGMYAQRLGQQRALATTPIRSMMASGVTVGFGSDSPVTPINPWDGVRAAVWHTNSDQRISARAAFRAHTRAGHRLRGEVTAGEITVGAPAHLALWDAPELGVQAENDGRSSWSTDARSGTPLLPYLAQEGLVPTCLATWRSGELIYEAP; translated from the coding sequence ATGACTATGCCACAACTGTTAATAACAAACGCCACCATTCATTCTTCTCGTCATCCTTTTGCAACCGCGCTGCTCGTGGACAACGGTGTTGTCGCGTGGGTGGGGGACACCGAGGTTGCACGGTCAATTGCCCCTAACGCCACCGTGCGCGACGCTGAAGGAGCTCTTGTCACGCCAGCGTTTGTGGACGCTCACGTGCATGTGTTGGAAACAGCAATCACGATGCGGTCACCGCAACTATCCCCCCGGGCTGGGGTAACAACGCGGGAACAGGTGAAGAACCGTATTGCTGAGGCGGCGGCTGGATGGAAGCCAGGGGAGCACCCCATCACGTTCCTGGGATACGACGATTCCGGGTGGCCAGAACAGGATCGGTTGTCATGGCAGGACATTGATCAGGTGGCTGGTACGGTCCCCGTCTATGTGCCACGAGCTGATCTCCACTCGGCCTTAGGGTCTACTGCGTTGCTGCGGTGGGCGGAACTCAACGATGTCAACACTCCACGAACTACGCCGCTTCGTGACGATGACCATGTGCATGTACGTCAGGCACTGCAGGTGTTGGACCCGTTCTTCCGCGACGAACTGTACCGGTCAGTGTTGGCGCGCTGCGCATCGTTAGGTGTTGTGGAGGTTCACGAAAACTCGGCGCCTGGGATTGACACCCGCGCTGGGTTGGCGCGGCTTATTGAGATGACACGTGAGCCGGAATCTGGTCTTCCGCTTGTTGTGGGGTATCGTGGCGAGGCTGTGAGTTCAGTTGACCAGGTAGAGGCGCTGGCAACTGAAATCCCTGGCCTGCAAGGTCTTGCTGGGGATTTATCGGTCGATGGTTCGTTCGGGTCACGTTCTGCACTGCTCCGGCAGGATTACAGTGACGATGCGGGCAATCGCGGGACACAGCATCTGTCCGTGACAACTGTGGCTGACCACATTCGTGCGACCTCCCTTGCCGGAGTTCAAGGTGGGTTTCATGTGATCGGTGACGGCGCACTCGATGTGGTAGTTCAGGCTCTTCAGCAGGTTGCTGGTGAGTCCCCCCAGATGCGTCAAGCAATCCGGCGGGCGGGGCACCGACTTGAACACGTTGAACTCCTTGATGACAACGCTCTTGCAACGTGTGTGGACCTCAGCGTGATGATCAGCGCCCAGCCAGCGTTCGACGCATGGTGGGGTGGGCCATCAGGAATGTACGCCCAGCGACTAGGCCAGCAGCGGGCGCTGGCAACGACGCCGATCCGGTCAATGATGGCCTCTGGTGTCACGGTTGGGTTCGGGTCTGATTCGCCGGTGACGCCAATAAACCCATGGGATGGTGTGCGTGCTGCGGTGTGGCACACCAACAGTGATCAGCGTATTTCTGCACGGGCTGCGTTTCGCGCACACACACGCGCCGGGCATCGGTTACGTGGAGAAGTCACAGCTGGGGAGATCACTGTGGGGGCTCCTGCTCATCTTGCGTTGTGGGATGCGCCGGAGTTAGGTGTCCAGGCTGAAAATGATGGGCGTTCGTCGTGGTCAACTGATGCGCGCAGTGGTACACCGTTGCTTCCTTACCTTGCTCAAGAGGGTCTTGTTCCCACCTGTTTAGCTACCTGGCGCAGTGGAGAGTTGATCTACGAAGCACCGTAA
- a CDS encoding DEAD/DEAH box helicase, with amino-acid sequence MSPKRSRVREQRKKEAQAVEQPHPEQELSPAQRYAHHQRTRAYPHLSHFATTLDFPLDEFQHQACEHLEKGDGVLVAAPTGAGKTIVGEFAVHLALQQHRKAFYTTPIKALSNQKFHDLQRVHGPHNVGLLTGDATINGEAPIVVMTTEVLRNMIYAQSTTLDNVGYVIMDEVHYLADRFRGAVWEEVIIHLDRSVQLVSLSATVSNAEEFGDWLAAVRGSTAVIVSERRPVPLWQHVITQGRSDSPGGLIDLYAHTVDPTDPGPTPPINPDLLNTMRRGRDSGPRQPRRGRPQHSGRRGPPRFAVINELAEADLLPAIYFIFSRAGCNAAVEQCLATGITLTTETQARQIRIIVESRVASVPPEDLSVLGFHGWLDGLTRGIAAHHAGMLPLFKEVVEELFSRGLIKVVFATETLALGINMPARTVVLEKLVKWNGTAHVDMTPGEYTQLTGRAGRRGIDVEGHAVVVDHVGLDPMALVRLASRRTYPLRSSFSPTYNMAVNLVDRFGFAQAREILETSFAQFQADRGVVDLARQAQGNSEALTGYEQAMHCDRGDFHEYMLLRERLTQRERQVSQQASTAARNDAIRALSALRVGDIAEIPSGRSTGYVLVLDRGKDTGFEGRRPFVLTEGGKTRVLTAADVPHGLTHVGSMRLDPRLNTRRPSDRRAATQQFRDVLRHGDMTPAPTREYGGRKRRSDAGGDRLIASLRQELRDHPCHACPDRDDHARWGERWLTLRREHEGLLARIDRKTGSIAKVFDKICRVLDQYGYVERNGDHYVVTEQGRTLQRIYAENDLLIAECLTHGVWKGLDAAQLAGAVSAAVYQARGEEHAEPSIPGGPTGKLGGSIEKMAAMWGTLTELEDSLGLEETGDLDAGLVWAIHAWTRGRSLDAVLDQSELTAGDFVRWAKQILDALDHIAHVAPDEAVAQTARQAIDSIRRGVVDYSSV; translated from the coding sequence ATGTCGCCGAAACGCTCACGGGTCCGTGAACAGCGAAAAAAAGAAGCCCAAGCTGTCGAGCAACCACACCCTGAACAGGAATTGAGCCCTGCGCAACGGTACGCTCACCACCAACGCACTCGTGCATACCCCCACCTGTCACACTTCGCCACAACACTGGACTTCCCTTTGGATGAATTCCAGCATCAGGCATGTGAACACCTCGAAAAAGGGGACGGTGTTTTGGTTGCAGCTCCCACAGGAGCGGGGAAAACCATCGTGGGGGAGTTCGCGGTTCACCTCGCCCTTCAACAACACCGCAAAGCGTTTTACACCACCCCCATCAAAGCGCTCTCGAACCAGAAATTTCACGACCTTCAACGTGTCCACGGTCCGCACAACGTTGGATTGCTCACTGGTGATGCGACAATCAACGGCGAAGCACCCATTGTTGTGATGACCACAGAGGTGCTGCGCAACATGATTTACGCGCAGTCCACCACGCTCGATAATGTTGGCTACGTCATCATGGATGAAGTCCACTACCTTGCTGACAGGTTTCGCGGCGCAGTGTGGGAAGAAGTCATCATCCACCTCGACCGGTCGGTGCAACTCGTCTCGCTGTCTGCCACGGTATCCAACGCGGAGGAGTTCGGGGACTGGCTCGCCGCAGTACGCGGTTCAACCGCTGTCATCGTTTCTGAGCGACGTCCCGTTCCACTATGGCAACACGTAATCACCCAAGGGCGGTCAGACAGCCCCGGTGGCCTCATTGATTTGTACGCTCACACCGTCGACCCCACTGATCCTGGTCCCACGCCGCCCATCAACCCTGACCTTCTCAACACCATGCGACGAGGCCGAGACTCAGGACCCCGCCAGCCACGACGAGGGCGCCCTCAGCATTCAGGTCGTCGAGGACCACCACGTTTCGCAGTCATCAATGAGCTTGCTGAAGCAGACCTCCTTCCCGCGATTTATTTCATTTTCTCTCGTGCGGGGTGTAACGCAGCAGTGGAACAATGCCTTGCCACAGGCATTACGCTGACCACAGAAACCCAAGCACGCCAGATTCGCATCATTGTTGAATCACGTGTCGCCTCCGTTCCACCAGAAGACCTGTCAGTCCTTGGGTTTCACGGGTGGCTTGATGGTCTGACCCGTGGAATCGCTGCCCACCACGCTGGCATGCTTCCCTTGTTTAAAGAAGTGGTCGAAGAACTCTTCTCGCGTGGTCTGATCAAAGTTGTGTTTGCCACTGAAACACTTGCTTTAGGCATCAATATGCCTGCCCGCACCGTTGTTCTTGAAAAACTTGTGAAATGGAATGGCACCGCCCACGTCGACATGACGCCAGGGGAGTACACCCAACTCACCGGGCGAGCTGGACGTCGTGGAATTGATGTGGAGGGGCACGCGGTTGTTGTTGACCACGTGGGGCTTGACCCGATGGCGCTTGTCCGCTTGGCATCACGGCGCACCTACCCGCTCCGATCAAGTTTTTCACCGACCTACAACATGGCGGTCAACCTTGTTGACCGGTTTGGTTTCGCACAAGCTCGAGAAATCCTCGAAACGTCCTTTGCACAGTTCCAAGCCGACCGCGGTGTTGTGGATTTGGCTCGTCAAGCCCAAGGGAACTCGGAAGCCCTCACTGGCTACGAGCAGGCAATGCACTGTGATCGTGGTGATTTTCACGAGTACATGCTCCTTCGCGAACGGCTGACTCAACGCGAGCGTCAAGTATCGCAACAAGCATCAACTGCAGCACGGAACGATGCGATTCGCGCACTGTCCGCCTTGCGGGTAGGAGACATTGCAGAAATTCCTTCAGGGCGATCGACCGGCTATGTTCTGGTATTGGATCGTGGGAAAGACACAGGATTTGAAGGACGGCGCCCATTCGTGTTGACCGAAGGCGGCAAAACCCGGGTCCTCACCGCCGCCGATGTTCCCCATGGCCTGACCCATGTCGGTTCGATGCGGCTCGATCCCCGACTCAATACCCGGCGGCCTTCCGATCGCAGAGCTGCCACTCAACAGTTCCGTGATGTCCTTCGCCACGGTGACATGACACCGGCACCCACACGTGAATATGGGGGCAGAAAGCGCAGGTCTGACGCCGGTGGTGACCGTCTTATCGCGTCCCTACGTCAGGAACTGCGGGACCACCCCTGCCATGCTTGTCCAGACCGTGATGACCACGCACGATGGGGGGAGCGCTGGTTGACGCTCCGTCGGGAGCACGAAGGATTGCTGGCACGCATTGACCGAAAAACTGGGTCCATCGCCAAAGTCTTTGACAAAATCTGCCGCGTACTTGATCAGTATGGGTATGTTGAACGCAACGGTGACCACTATGTGGTTACTGAGCAAGGGCGAACACTTCAACGAATTTACGCCGAAAATGATCTCCTCATTGCCGAGTGCCTCACCCATGGGGTGTGGAAAGGACTTGACGCCGCACAGCTTGCTGGCGCAGTGTCCGCGGCCGTGTATCAAGCGCGAGGCGAGGAACATGCTGAACCCTCGATCCCCGGTGGGCCGACAGGAAAACTGGGGGGCAGCATCGAAAAAATGGCCGCCATGTGGGGAACACTGACCGAACTTGAGGACTCACTCGGATTGGAAGAAACTGGGGACCTCGACGCAGGACTCGTGTGGGCCATTCACGCGTGGACAAGAGGGCGGTCACTTGACGCAGTCCTTGATCAATCAGAACTCACTGCTGGGGATTTTGTGCGCTGGGCAAAACAGATCCTTGACGCACTTGACCACATCGCTCATGTTGCGCCGGATGAGGCTGTGGCTCAGACCGCCCGTCAAGCTATTGACTCTATTCGACGCGGCGTCGTTGACTATTCCAGCGTGTAG